In Elaeis guineensis isolate ETL-2024a chromosome 1, EG11, whole genome shotgun sequence, a genomic segment contains:
- the LOC105039553 gene encoding uncharacterized protein, with product MWAASCLASCCAACACEACRSVVGGISRRSSRIAYCGLFAFSLIVSWILREVAAPLMEKLPWINHFHRTPDREWFETDAVLRVSLGNFLFFTILALMMVGIKDQKDPRDRLHHGGWMAKIVCWFVLVILMFFVPNGLVSFYETISKFGSGLFLLVQVVLLLDFVHGWNDSWVSKDEQFWYVALFIVSLVCYVATFSFTGLLFHWFTPSGHDCGLNTFFIVLTLILVFVFAVVALHPKVNGSLLPASVLSLYCAYLCYSGLSSEPRDYECNGLHNHSEAVSTGSLTLGLLTTVLSVIYSAVRAGSSTTVLSPPSSPRAGAEKPLLPFDTVEQQEDRKNDEAKPVSYSYSFFYLIFSLASMYAAMLLTGWSTSVGESGKLVDVGWSSVWVRIVTQWATAALYIWSLIAPILFPDREF from the exons ATGTGGGCGGCGTCGTGCCTCGCCTCGTGCTGTGCGGCCTGCGCCTGCGAGGCGTGCCGGTCGGTGGTCGGCGGGATCAGCCGCCGCTCCTCCCGCATCGCCTACTGTGGACTCTTCGCATTCTCCCTCATCGTCTCCTGGATTCTGCGCGAGGTCGCCGCTCCCCTCATGGAGAAACTTCCCT GGATCAATCATTTCCATCGGACGCCTGATAGAGAGTGGTTCGAGACGGATGCCGTGCTTCGCGTCAGCCTCGGGAATTTCCTCTTCTTTACGATCCTGGCCCTTATGATGGTGGGGATCAAGGATCAAAAGGATCCACGCGATCGGTTGCACCACGGTGGGTGGATGGCGAAGATCGTGTGCTGGTTTGTGCTGGTGATTCTTATGTTCTTCGTTCCCAATGGCCTTGTCAGCTTCTATG AGACAATATCAAAATTTGGATCGGGATTGTTTCTTCTAGTCCAGGTTGTTCTCTTGTTGGACTTTGTCCATGGATGGAATGACAGCTGGGTCTCTAAGGATGAGCAGTTCTG GTATGTGGCATTGTTCATCGTCTCGCTTGTTTGCTATGTGGCCACGTTTTCATTTACAGGACTGCTGTTTCACTGGTTCACTCCATCAGGACATGATTGTGGCCTCAACACCTTTTTTATTGTTTTGACATTGATTCTCGTGTTTGTTTTTGCGGTTGTTGCATTGCATCCAAAG GTAAATGGCAGCTTATTGCCAGCATCAGTGCTCTCTCTCTACTGCGCTTACCTCTGTTACAGCGGGCTATCAAGCGAACCTAGGGATTACGAGTGCAATGGTCTCCATAATCACTCGGAAGCTGTTTCAACCGGAAGTCTTACCCTGGGATTGCTGACAACTGTCCTCTCGGTTATCTATTCTGCTGTTCGTGCTGGTTCTTCAACAACCGTTCTCTCGCCACCAAGCTCCCCACGTGCTG GTGCTGAGAAGCCTCTGCTTCCCTTTGATACGGTAGAGCAGCAGGAAGACAGGAAGAATGATGAGGCTAAGCCAGTCTCCTACTCATACTCTTTCTTCTATCTCATTTTCTCTCTAGCCAGTATGTACGCGGCGATGCTTCTGACTGGCTGGTCAACCTCGGTTGGTGAAAGTGGAAAGCTTGTTGATGTGGGCTGGTCCTCTGTGTGGGTCAGGATTGTTACTCAGTGGGCCACAGCAGCTCTATACATCTGGTCTCTAATTGCTCCCATTCTCTTCCCAGATAGGGAGTTCTGA
- the LOC105039554 gene encoding histone-lysine N-methyltransferase ASHR3 isoform X1, which translates to MPDLSNLLLPPPSPPFPSVPSSSSALLPVLQPCDPSCSSSSSRPETLDGDALDCRWSRRLRFPISTRGTCSVLKRERRGAKKASGGVLLAEHVRAWVEKKVASGVPERECFLPFLTNAPNLVDCQMCNRCIYPGEEVQCCVKGCRQAFHLMCAKQKIGLPNHKPFKCPQHGCFLCKQKFYWRCVRCTMAAHPKCAPWPEDIIYLTDRPGTLICWRHPSDWRLEKEHADPTSDVEEIFSRLPLPYVDEEYKIGSILKDVLENKNEPSPYIHIKRNIYLVKKKRDVAETGVGCTNCRAESICKDDCECRGLSISCSKACHCSDVCTNRPFRKERKIKIVKTKLCGWGVVALEAMEKGDFVIEYIGEVIDDALCEQRLWDMKHRGDRNFYMCEIRKDFTIDATFKGNASRFLNHSCNPNCKLEKWQVDGETRVGVFASRSIEVGEPLTYDYRFVHFGPMVKCYCGASNCQGYLGSKASNCQGYLGSKRKINQVASSWGCKRKRSVIATRSSSK; encoded by the exons ATGCCGGATCTAAGCAATCTCCTCCTCCCTCCCCCTTCCCCTCCCTTCCCCTCCGTCCCCTCCTCCTCTTCTGCTCTTCTTCCCGTCCTGCAGCCCTGCGACCCGTCctgctcttcctcttcctcccgaCCCGAAACCCTAGATGGCGATGCCCTCGACTGCCGGTGGAGCCGCCGCCTCAGATTCCCCATCTCCACGCGCGGGACTTGCTCGGTCCTCAAGCGGGAAAGGAGGGGGGCCAAGAAGGCCAGCGGCGGGGTGTTGCTCGCGGAGCACGTCAGGGCTTGGGTGGAGAAGAAGGTGGCTTCCGGGGTGCCAGAGAGGGAGTGCTTCTTACCTTTCCTCACCAATGCTCCGAACTTG GTTGATTGTCAGATGTGCAATAGATGTATCTACCCTGGTGAAGAAGTACAATGCTGTGTTAAAGGTTGTCGACAAGCTTTCCATCTGATGTGTGCTAAACAAAAAATTGGACTCCCTAACCATAAACCTTTCAAGTGCCCTCAACAT GGTTGTTTCCTTTGCAAACAGAAATTTTATTGGCGTTGTGTACGATGCACAATGGCTGCACATCCCAAATGTGCACCATGGCCTGAAGATATCATCTATCTAACAGACCGACCAGGGACATTAATTTGTTGGAGGCATCCTTCTGATTGGAGGCTTGAGAAGGAG CATGCAGATCCCACAAGCGATGTTGAG GAGATCTTTAGCCGCCTGCCACTTCCATATGTTGATGAAGAGTATAAGATTGGTTCCATTTTGAAAGATGTTTTGGAGAACAAAAATGAGCCGTCTCCTTACATACATATCAAGCGCA acatttatttagttaagaaGAAGCGTGATGTTGCGGAAACTGGTGTTGGGTGCACAAATTGCCGTGCTGAATCCATATGTAAGGACGATTGTGAATGCAG GGGTCTTTCAATCAGCTGTTCCAAGGCCTGCCATTGCTCAGACGTGTGCACAAACAGACCATTTCGCAAGGAGAGAAAGATAAAAATTGTCAAG ACAAAACTTTGTGGATGGGGAGTAGTGGCATTAGAGGCAATGGAAAAGGGAGACTTTGTCATCGAATATATTGGAGAAG TTATTGATGATGCTTTGTGTGAGCAAAGACTTTGGGACATGAAGCATCGAGGCGATcgaaatttttatatgtgtgagaTTCGTAAAGATTTCACAATTGATGCAACTTTTAAAGGAAATGCTTCTCGTTTTTTAAACCACAGTTGTAATCCTAATTGCAAACTAGAGAAGTG gcAAGTTGATGGGGAGACACGTGTTGGTGTGTTTGCTTCTCGCTCCATAGAAGTTGGGGAGCCTTTGACATATGATTACAG ATTTGTGCATTTTGGGCCTATGGTCAAGTGTTACTGTGGGGCTTCCAACTGCCAAGGTTATCTGGGGAGTAAGGCTTCCAACTGCCAAGGCTATCTGGGGAGTAAGAGAAAGATAAACCAGGTGGCCTCAAGCTGGGGATGCAAAAGGAAGAGATCTGTTATTGCAACCCGTTCATCAAGTAAATAA
- the LOC105039554 gene encoding histone-lysine N-methyltransferase ASHR3 isoform X2, producing the protein MIGNFATLGKAIFVAQEKREKSETQKEPSIGKSSGVETKFCETLEIFGVDCQMCNRCIYPGEEVQCCVKGCRQAFHLMCAKQKIGLPNHKPFKCPQHGCFLCKQKFYWRCVRCTMAAHPKCAPWPEDIIYLTDRPGTLICWRHPSDWRLEKEHADPTSDVEEIFSRLPLPYVDEEYKIGSILKDVLENKNEPSPYIHIKRNIYLVKKKRDVAETGVGCTNCRAESICKDDCECRGLSISCSKACHCSDVCTNRPFRKERKIKIVKTKLCGWGVVALEAMEKGDFVIEYIGEVIDDALCEQRLWDMKHRGDRNFYMCEIRKDFTIDATFKGNASRFLNHSCNPNCKLEKWQVDGETRVGVFASRSIEVGEPLTYDYRFVHFGPMVKCYCGASNCQGYLGSKASNCQGYLGSKRKINQVASSWGCKRKRSVIATRSSSK; encoded by the exons ATGATCGGGAATTTCGCCACGCTAGGAAAGGCTATATTTGTTGCGCAGGAAAAACGAGAAAAATCGGAAACACAAAAAGAGCCATCAATAGGAAAGTCCTCAGGTGTAGAAACGAAATTTTGCGAGACTTTGGAAATATTTGGG GTTGATTGTCAGATGTGCAATAGATGTATCTACCCTGGTGAAGAAGTACAATGCTGTGTTAAAGGTTGTCGACAAGCTTTCCATCTGATGTGTGCTAAACAAAAAATTGGACTCCCTAACCATAAACCTTTCAAGTGCCCTCAACAT GGTTGTTTCCTTTGCAAACAGAAATTTTATTGGCGTTGTGTACGATGCACAATGGCTGCACATCCCAAATGTGCACCATGGCCTGAAGATATCATCTATCTAACAGACCGACCAGGGACATTAATTTGTTGGAGGCATCCTTCTGATTGGAGGCTTGAGAAGGAG CATGCAGATCCCACAAGCGATGTTGAG GAGATCTTTAGCCGCCTGCCACTTCCATATGTTGATGAAGAGTATAAGATTGGTTCCATTTTGAAAGATGTTTTGGAGAACAAAAATGAGCCGTCTCCTTACATACATATCAAGCGCA acatttatttagttaagaaGAAGCGTGATGTTGCGGAAACTGGTGTTGGGTGCACAAATTGCCGTGCTGAATCCATATGTAAGGACGATTGTGAATGCAG GGGTCTTTCAATCAGCTGTTCCAAGGCCTGCCATTGCTCAGACGTGTGCACAAACAGACCATTTCGCAAGGAGAGAAAGATAAAAATTGTCAAG ACAAAACTTTGTGGATGGGGAGTAGTGGCATTAGAGGCAATGGAAAAGGGAGACTTTGTCATCGAATATATTGGAGAAG TTATTGATGATGCTTTGTGTGAGCAAAGACTTTGGGACATGAAGCATCGAGGCGATcgaaatttttatatgtgtgagaTTCGTAAAGATTTCACAATTGATGCAACTTTTAAAGGAAATGCTTCTCGTTTTTTAAACCACAGTTGTAATCCTAATTGCAAACTAGAGAAGTG gcAAGTTGATGGGGAGACACGTGTTGGTGTGTTTGCTTCTCGCTCCATAGAAGTTGGGGAGCCTTTGACATATGATTACAG ATTTGTGCATTTTGGGCCTATGGTCAAGTGTTACTGTGGGGCTTCCAACTGCCAAGGTTATCTGGGGAGTAAGGCTTCCAACTGCCAAGGCTATCTGGGGAGTAAGAGAAAGATAAACCAGGTGGCCTCAAGCTGGGGATGCAAAAGGAAGAGATCTGTTATTGCAACCCGTTCATCAAGTAAATAA
- the LOC105039555 gene encoding protein TIC 55, chloroplastic — MEEENSRTRIHKHPWKSSLGNLKDLPIAPSLITRGVSPTMALFHLSSLCLLSFHKALDSSSSALPCKPTSIYPVSTTDAAPFGSSNIYKTKKFPRKRRRLGECWAAVVEDVDKEILLPAGTEEQQEEEAAEEYDWREEWYPLYLAAEVLDDAPLGLTVFHKQVVLYRDGGGVLRCYEDRCPHRLAKLSEGQLVDGRLECLYHGWQFEGDGKCVKIPQLPEGGKIPLRACAKTYEVRESQGVVWIWMSEKNPPNVDKLPWFEHYDRPGFQDLSTIHELPYDHSILLENLMDPAHVPISHDRTDWTAKREDAQPLVFNVTERTSRGFAGQWGRSKNPALMNFLRFQAPCVLSNNLELVDKKGEKQYFSALFLCRPSGQGKSMLIVRFGASTRPVLAKLVPKWYFHQNAGKVFEQDMGFLSSQNEVLMKEKVPTKELYLNLKSSDAWVAEYRKWMDKVGHGMPYYFGHKSISLPQEPAVVEQAPAGLVAGISASFPAKGGVGTQHAPNPANRYYRHVVHCRGCRSVVKAFQAWKNVLLFLTIAAAGAAILAAARKWKVIALASAALFLAGSYACSSAVSLITTNFIRTHRRL; from the exons ATGGAGGAGGAGAACAGTAGAACTCGTATACATAAACACCCTTGGAAAAGCTCCTTAGGAAACTTAAAAGATCTCCCCATCGCTCCCTCCTTAATTACGAGGGGAGTATCTCCCACCATGGCACTCTTTCATCTCTCGTCTCTATGCCTTCTCTCATTCCACAAAGCACTGGACTCCTCTTCCTCTGCTCTCCCCTGCAAGCCCACTTCCATATATCCAGTCTCCACGACCGATGCGGCTCCCTTTGGTAGTTCTAACATCTACAAAACAAAAAAATTTCCGAGGAAAAGGAGACGACTGGGAGAGTGCTGGGCTGCAGTGGTGGAGGATGTGGACAAGGAGATATTGCTACCAGCGGGAAcagaggagcagcaggaggaggAAGCCGCCGAGGAGTACGACTGGAGGGAGGAGTGGTACCCACTCTACCTGGCGGCCGAGGTGCTCGACGACGCACCACTCGGCCTCACCGTCTTTCACAAACAGGTCGTTCTGTATCGAGATGGTGGCGGCGTTCTCCGTTGCTACGAAGACCGATGCCCCCACCG ATTAGCAAAACTCTCCGAAGGACAGCTGGTTGATGGGAGACTGGAGTGCCTCTACCACGGTTGGCAATTCGAGGGCGATGGGAAGTGCGTGAAGATCCCACAG TTGCCGGAGGGTGGCAAGATTCCGCTGAGAGCGTGTGCTAAAACCTATGAAGTTAGAGAATCTCAAGGAGTGGTGTGGATCTGGATGTCGGAGAAGAACCCACCGAACGTTGACAAGCTCCCCTGGTTCGAGCACTACGACAGACCGGGCTTCCAAGACTTATCCACCATTCATGAGCTCCCTTACGATCATTCCATCCTCCTCGAGAACCTCATGGACCCTGCACATGTGCCCATCTCACACGACCGAACCGACTGGACTGCCAAGAGAGAAGATGCCCAACCGCTGGTCTTCAACGTCACCGAGAGAACGAGCAGGGGATTTGCAGGGCAATGGGGCCGATCGAAGAATCCGGCGCTGATGAACTTCCTTCGATTCCAAGCACCCTGCGTCCTTTCGAACAACTTGGAACTCGTCGACAAGAAAGGTGAAAAGCAGTACTTCTCGGCTCTCTTCCTCTGCAGGCCATCAGGCCAGGGGAAGTCGATGCTCATCGTGAGGTTTGGAGCGAGCACGAGACCGGTCCTTGCCAAATTGGTCCCTAAATGGTACTTCCACCAGAATGCCGGCAAGGTTTTCGAGCAGGACATGGGCTTCCTTTCATCGCAAAATGAAGTTCTGATGAAGGAGAAGGTGCCCACGAAGGAGCTCtaccttaatttaaaatcctcCGATGCTTGGGTTGCGGAGTATAGGAAGTGGATGGATAAGGTCGGACACGGGATGCCTTACTACTTCGGGCACAAGTCTATCTCGCTGCCCCAAGAGCCTGCAGTGGTGGAACAAGCTCCGGCGGGGCTGGTTGCTGGGATCTCAGCTTCGTTCCCTGCCAAGGGGGGAGTGGGAACTCAACACGCACCGAATCCGGCAAATAGATACTACCGCCACGTCGTCCACTGCAGGGGCTGTAGAAGTGTTGTCAAAGCATTTCAAGCGTGGAAGAATGTACTGCTGTTTCTCACCATCGCAGCTGCGGGAGCTGCAATTCTGGCAGCGGCTCGGAAATGGAAGGTAATTGCACTGGCATCAGCAGCATTGTTCCTCGCTGGTTCATATGCCTGCTCTTCTGCAGTTTCTCTCATCACAACCAACTTCATTAGGACACATCGAAGATTGTGA
- the LOC105039556 gene encoding peroxidase 18: MDPKLIESSQYCLLSTLLAFLLFASLFPSSTSQLSTDFYSLSCPNVELLVKNTVRSAVAFDPTLSGKLLRLLFHDCIVEGCDGSVLVQGNGTERSDPANRSLGGFEVVESAKRLLEVLCPGTVSCADVLVMVARDAVEMAGGPSVQVPLGRRDGRVSSSSNVRPNMIDTSFSLGEMAQLFSSKGLSIDDLVILSGAHTIGSAHCSAFSERFQAGPKGNLVPIDSSLDKDYAMELIKQCPAGASATVTVNNDPVTASLFDNQYYRNLLAGKGLFQSDSVLVNDSRTKGKVEAFSESQERFFASWAESFVKLTNIGVKTGDEGEIRVSCMSVNDQGE, translated from the exons ATGGACCCAAAACTCATCGAATCATCCCAGTACTGCCTTCTCTCTACCCTTCTTGCATTTCTTCTCTTTGCGTCTCTCTTTCCTTCGTCCACTTCACAACTGTCCACAGATTTCTACTCACTTTCTTGCCCAAATGTAGAGCTGCTTGTAAAGAACACGGTGCGCTCGGCTGTCGCCTTTGACCCCACCCTCTCCGGAAAACTTCTTCGCCTACTTTTCCATGATTGTATCGTTGAG GGCTGCGATGGCTCCGTGTTGGTGCAAGGAAATGGGACTGAGAGGTCCGATCCAGCAAACAGATCCCTCGGTGGATTCGAAGTGGTGGAGTCAGCAAAGAGGCTGCTCGAAGTGTTGTGCCCTGGGACTGTCTCCTGTGCTGATGTGTTGGTTATGGTTGCAAGAGATGCTGTGGAGATG GCTGGAGGACCATCAGTTCAGGTCCCACTAGGAAGACGAGATGGACGGGTTTCATCGTCTTCGAACGTGAGACCCAACATGATAGACACCAGCTTCTCCCTTGGTGAGATGGCTCAGCTCTTCTCCTCCAAAGGACTCTCCATAGACGACCTGGTAATCCTTTCag GAGCTCACACCATTGGCTCAGCTCACTGCAGTGCATTCAGCGAGCGGTTCCAAGCGGGACCGAAGGGAAATCTTGTGCCCATCGACAGCTCCCTGGACAAAGACTACGCAATGGAGCTGATCAAACAATGCCCAGCTGGTGCAAGTGCCACTGTGACTGTTAATAATGACCCGGTGACTGCTTCTTTGTTTGATAACCAGTACTACCGCAACCTGTTGGCTGGAAAGGGGCTCTTCCAATCAGACTCGGTTCTCGTCAATGATTCCAGAACGAAGGGAAAGGTAGAGGCATTCTCTGAGAGCCAGGAAAGATTTTTTGCAAGCTGGGCGGAGTCATTTGTGAAACTTACAAACATTGGAGTGAAGACAGGCGATGAAGGAGAGATTCGTGTTTCTTGCATGAGTGTAAATGATCAAGGGGAGTGA